The Aspergillus fumigatus Af293 chromosome 3, whole genome shotgun sequence region TGCCTGACCCTCAAACCATCAACGGCACCTGTGCAAACTTCCTTCCCATGCGGTCGAAAGTGGACCCGTCAATGCCTGTGTCGGAATTCCTTCGTCAAACCCAGGATGAATTCTGGCAGTACACCGAAAACAGTACGGTCGGCATGGACGAGATCCACGAAGCCTGTGAAACGACGCGTGAAGGATTCTCGAACAAaactctcttcctcttccagccATTTGAACCGGCCCCGGCGACAGCAAAGCAATATGAGAAGTGGATTGTGATGGCCAAGTCCCAGGTGACGATGCCGCAGCCATATGCGGTCGTATTTGAGGTTGTCAAGACAGCGGATGTCAACGAGTATAAGCTCAAGTTTGCCTTTGACAAACGTGTTTATGAGAAAGAACAAGTACAGGGGGAGGCACAGGTGATTGAGAAGTTGTTGGCCAAGGTCATGGAGAATGCTGAGGCGTCTGTGGGTGATGTTCTGGGATCGTTTCGCTCTTGATTCATCTAAAGATTGTATATAGTTAAAAGTTGAAGAATCTGTTTTGACTGAGAAAGAGTACCTTGCCTTGATTTGATCCCATatctttgtcttcatcgATTCCAGCCAGGAGTGAGTTGTCGATGGAGTGGTTGGGTTAGAGGCGCAGCTGAGAAAACATCCATCGCTTGCTGGAATCACCACAAACACATTAACCATCCAACGCATCAGATAACGCTCCCACTTCGTCGAGCTCAGACTTAAAGACCACCAGGTCCACGTCTTGGCTCCAAATCTGGAATCGTCCCAGCGAGCGCTCATCCTTCTGACTAGTCGATGCAACACTTAccaacaaggccaagaaaGACACTTGCACATCGTCTTTTGTACTTTTGCCCTTAGGCTGTATTTAATGCCTGATGCTACCCAGGCCGCTCTGCGCCGATAAACAGCTTCCTCGAGCACCACCCACCGTGACGGAAGCAGTTACGATCATCCACACTTTTGCAGATGGACATTATGGATATGTGTCCTGAGTATTCAAAGTATTATACACCCCGGATCCTCACTTATTACAATTACAAAGCCGCGACAGCcaaggcagcagcagccacagcCCCAACCACGTTCAACTCGAGAATTCCCGCACCGTTCCCTGTCTCAGTAGCACCAGCAGAACCAGTAGTCGTCGAAGCCACACTAGACGAGCTTCCTGCTTTGAcactcgtcttcatcgtctccgTCGCACTGGCAGTCGTACTCGGCGCAGCGGTAATCCGCAGACTACTCGCCTCGCTCGACATTGTGGTCATCGCGTCCCCTGTAGTCGACGCGCTCGCCGTCGCAGCAAGCGTAGGTGTAGACGCAGCCGCACCAGGCCCATACCCAGGGAGATAGCTCGGCTCGTAGGTCGCGGTACCGGTGTACAGCTCCGGGCAAGCGGGATTATCATGCTTGGGCGGGGCGCGGCCGCCG contains the following coding sequences:
- a CDS encoding putative cell surface protein encodes the protein MRFFLLLATTLASTVYARTDLRGCISSLTRNQWNEASMIWYVPDTGEICDIPDCGGGRAPPKHDNPACPELYTGTATYEPSYLPGYGPGAAASTPTLAATASASTTGDAMTTMSSEASSLRITAAPSTTASATETMKTSVKAGSSSSVASTTTGSAGATETGNGAGILELNVVGAVAAAALAVAAL